A single genomic interval of Scatophagus argus isolate fScaArg1 chromosome 22, fScaArg1.pri, whole genome shotgun sequence harbors:
- the LOC124053942 gene encoding E3 ubiquitin-protein ligase TRIM21-like: MTIIPKEERGREEFTVTETESTVTQHHYSRDNLRLLQNSFWHFSKVQQNLSTTDMAAASSLLSEDQFLCSICLDVFTDPVTVPCGHNFCKNCITDHWNINVHCQCPMCKKCFDRRPELYVNTFISEMVAQFRQSSVKESSCSSGQQGAKPGEVLCDVCTDTKVKALKSCLVCLTSYCETHLEPHRRIPGLKRHQLIDPVKNLERRMCKKHDRPLDLFCETDQMCVCRFCTETDHKLHHTVALEEEFERKKAELGKTDTEVQQMIQERRLKIQEVKQSVKLSREGADRETAVSVKVFTALIQSVQKGLAQLTNVIEETHKTREKQAEVFIQELEEEISELMTRSAEVEQLSRTEDHLQFLQSFPSLNPVPPTKDWTKVRVRSSYEGAVRRAVAQLEETLSKEMEKLHAYAEIKRVQQYAVDVTLDPDTANPFLILSDDGKQVSHGNVKQNLPCSSKRFRCYSIFGKQSFSSGRFYYEVQVKGKTSWILGVARGSVDRTGCVVPSPKNGVWDLRLTKEEEFKVGGSSVHLFLESKPQKVGVFVDYEEGLVSFYDVDVPAVIYSFTGCKFTEKLYSYFNPCHNCGGKNSTPLIICPINSDD; encoded by the exons ATGACCATCATACccaaagaggaaagaggaagggaggagttCACAGTCACAGAAACTGAAAGTACCGTAACTCAACACCACTACAGTCGAGACAACTTAAGACTTTTGCAAAACAGCTTTTGGCATTTCTCGAAAGTACAACAGAATCTGAGTACAACTG ACATGGCAGCAGCCAGCAGTCTCCTCTCTGAAGATCAGTTTCTGTGCTCCATCTGTCTGGATGTGTTCACTGATCCAGTCACTGTACCATGTGGACACAACTTCTGCAAGAACTGCATCACAGACCACTGGAACATTAATGTCCACTGTCAATGTCCCATGTGTAAGAAATGTTTTGACAGAAGACCTGAGCTGTATGTCAATACTTTCATTTCTGAGATGGTTGCTCAGTTCAGACAGTCATCAGTAAAggaaagcagctgcagctcagggcAACAAGGAGCCAAACCAGGAGAAGTTCTCTGTGATGTCTGCACAGACACCAAAGTGAAGGCCCTGAAGTCCTGCCTGGTGTGTCTGACCTCCTACTGTGAGACTCACCTGGAGCCTCATCGGAGAATCCCAGGACTGAAAAGACATCAGCTGATCGATCCTGTGAAGAACCTAGAAAGGAGGATGTGTAAGAAACATGATAGACCTTTGGACCTGTTCTGTGAGACTgaccaaatgtgtgtgtgtcggttCTGCACAGAAACAGATCACAAGCTTCATCACACTGTTGCTCTGGAAGAAGAATtcgaaagaaagaaagctgagTTGGGAAAGACAGATACTGAAGTTCAGCAGATGATTCAGGAAAGACGCCTGAAGATTCAGGAGGTCAAACAGTCAGTTAAGCTCAGTAGGGAaggtgcagacagagagacagcagtcAGTGTGAAGGTCTTCACTGCTCTCATCCAGTCTGTTCAGAAAGGCCTGGCTCAGCTCACCAATGTGATtgaagagacacacaaaacaagagagaaacaggctgAAGTCTTCATCCAAGAACTGGAAGAGGAAATCTCTGAGCTGATGACCAGAAGTGCAGAAGTGGAGCAGCTCTCACGCACTGAAGACCATCTCCAGTTCCTCCAAAGCTTCCCATCCCTGAACCCTGTTCCACCCACCAAAGACTGGACAAAGGTCAGAGTGCGCTCGTCTTATGAGGGGGCTGTGAGGAGAGCTGTGGCTCAGCTGGAGGAGACACTCAGTAAGGAGATGGAGAAGCTGCATGCTTATGCTGAAATAAAAAGGGTCCAGCAGTATGCAGTGGATGTGACTCTTGATCCTGATACTGCAAATCCCTTTCTCATCCTGTCTGATGATGGGAAGCAAGTCAGTCATGGGAATGTAAAGCAGAATCTTCCATGCAGCTCTAAGAGGTTTCGCTGTTACTCTATCTTTGGAAAGCAGAGTTTTTCTTCAGGAAGATTTTACTATGAAGTTCAAGTTAAAGGGAAGACTTCCTGGATTTTAGGAGTGGCCAGAGGGTCTGTCGACAGAACAGGGTGTGTGGTACCATCCCCTAAGAATGGTGTTTGGGATTTAAGActgacaaaagaagaagagttcAAAGTTGGTGGATCATCAGTTCACCTCTTTCTAGAGTCGAAGCCTCAGAAGGTTGGGGTGTTTGTGGATTATGAGGAGGGTTTGGTCTCATTTTATGATGTAGATGTTCCAGCTGTCATCTACTCCTTTACTGGATGTAAGTTCACTGAGAAACTCTACTCATATTTCAATCCCTGTCATAACTGTGGTGGTAAGAACTCCACTCCACTAATCATTTGCCCCATCAATTCTGATGATTAG